The genomic segment ATGGATCATGCACAGTATGCACCGACGTATTATCTCAACACCTTTTTTCCGGGACTGACGGTCAACGTCCATTCTGGCAAAGACAATCCCCGGACTTTTGGTGTGGTCAGCAGTATTGAGATCGTTAACGGCAATGCATTTTTAACCACGGTACAACGTACCTATCCGCAACCCATTTATTAATTATGACACCAGATATGCTAACCATAAATAAGCGAAAAACAGTCCGGCTCAAGGTTCATTGCCCGGGGTGGGCTGGAGCGAAAGCCATGCGGCTGCTGGCTTTGCTACTGAGCGTGCTTTGTTTTAGTGCATGCAACAATAAAGATCTTGATCTGTATGTCGAGAGTGACAACTATAGTAATGCTGCAGATTTTATTGGCAACAACTATAACCTCAGCTTGTTTTATGCGGCATTAAAACAGGCTGATTTATTGGATCTATTGAAGCAGGAAGGACCATATACACTGTTTGCACCCAATAATAAAGCATTCAACGACCTGGGCATTGTCCGCGCCAGTGACTTTGCGGAGATGAACCGGGATAGCCTAAGGCAGTCCCTGCTCTATCATATCCTGCCCCGGAGGCTGTATACAGGGGATGTTCCCGTCAACACCATCGATAATAAGTATATCAACATGGTGGATAAAGAATTGTTTATTGGCTATAAATACGAAAAAGTCTGTACAGAATGTCTGATAACTTCGAATTTATATGTCAACGGCTCTAAATCCGTTGCAACTACACAGAATATCGTGCTGGCCAATGGCGTACTGCATATGGTGGACAAGGTCCTAAAATACCATAAGACGGTGCAGGATATTTTAACCGCAGATCCAGCTTACAGCCTCTTTGTTGCTTTCCTCAAGCGTACAGGTGACTGGGACCGCCTGGCGCAACCGGCCTTTACAACGGTTTTCGCTCCCGATAATGCAGCGTTTGAAAAAGCAGGCATTACGGCCAGCGATATTGCTGATTTGGATCCCGGTCAGTACGGCAAACGCCTGTCGCGCGTGTACCTGCTGTATAATCACTTCTTTCTTTCGGACATGAGTATTTACGGGCAGCTACCTGGCTCTGGCTATTATGGAAGTCCATTTTATCGTGCCCGGATTGTAGGGGATGAACTCTATTATTTCGGCATTTCTGCCAGTACACCGATGGAACCATTTATCATTCACAGCCAGGCACCTAATCCCAACGGTCCGATCCGGATCAGCAATTTTCAGCCTCCTTACCGGACAGATCACAAAGCTGACAATGGAATTGTGCACGGTATCACGAGCCTGCTGGTATTGCCGGAAGAAGCGCTAATCAAGGACAAAACCCATACAGATCAACGATGAAAAATAAGTTAAATCTACTTATAATAGGTGTATTATACAGTATATCGGCATTGCTTGCCGCCTGTCATAAAACCGAATTTATGCCCGAACCCGTTGGCGAACAGATCCCAGCTCCTACATACCCCGGGCTGCTGGAAGGACTGCCTGCGGAGGCAAGCCTGTTTAAAACGATGTGGCAAAAGGCCGAAATGGACGCTATACTAGCCTCTGAACAGCCTCGTGTCAAACTGACTTTCTTGGTCCCCAGCAATGGCGCGCTCGAAAGCGCTGGATATACCGGTGCGAAAATACAGCAGCTGACCAAGGACTCTTTGCAGCAGGTGTTGCGCTATCATGTGCTCAACGGTGCAGTCAGCTCCCAGCAGCTCGCTCTGGCGGGGGGTGATCTGACGTTTTTTACCTTATTGAAGCATCCCAGATTCCTGGACGGTGAGCCCCGCGAGAGCTCATTGGTCAGGACGGTCCCTTATACCTATCGGCAGCAACTAAATATGGACCAGTCAGATCTGATTGCCGATGGGAAGAAAATCAAAATCGTGAAGGAGCTACCCGTCGCACAGGGACATGCTTTTGTCATTGAAAAAGTCCTCAACGCACCGCAGCAGCAGATGTATGATTTTTTGGTAAAGGACGGCCGTTTTACCCTATATCTAAAAGCCATGGCGCTTAACAATATCGAATATGCCAATGATTTTATGATGAACATGTATCCGAGCTTTGCGGTGCCAATACGCTTTATGCTAGACTGGAACTATTATTTTGAAGGTACTTTTCACCATAGTGCGGAGCGGCCAAGGCATATCATCCATTGCACCTTGTTTGCGCCGACCGACGAAGCTTTTCACCGTGTGGGCATCTATACGGAGGCGGATCTGCGCGAACTGAATGGGAGAATTGAAACGCCGATCTATTACGAACAAAACCAGACGACACCGGTAGATAGCCTGCTAAAGTATCAGTATATCGGCAACGCAAGTATGGATATAGGCTATAACGAAGATTATTCCATGTTTGCGCTGGACGTGCAGATAAGCCGTTTTTCTAACAATCCGACCATTTTCTCGCCGATGATGGACGATCGTAAACTAGCTGATTTCAAGGATATCGGACACCGTTTTTACCGCTCAGGCAACCGCATACAGGTCGGTCATGAGCACAGCAAGGTGCCGCCGGTGGATATCACTGAAGTAAATATCAATACCGTCCAGGGACCGGTCCATGTGGTGGACAGGATCATAGTGCCGGAAGATTTCAGCATGTGGCATAAGAAAAAATAGACGCGAATAGCTTAAACGATCAGAAAAACAATGAAATCACTACACTATCTATATGTTATCCTCTTTGGATTAGCCCTGGCAAGCTGTTCGAAAGATCCGGAGAATACCGGTACGGTGCCAGAGAAAAATACCCTGAACGATGTGGTTCGGGACAATTTTGGACTGACCTATCTCGCGACCGCGCTGTATAAGAGCGGTCTAAACAGAACGTTGACGCGGGAAGGCACCTATACCTTGCTTGCGCCCTCCGATGATGCTTACCGGGCAGCCGGTTATCTGAATCCGGCTGCCCTATATGCCGAGCCGGCAGGTAAGCTCGCCGAGCAGGGGAATTACCATATCCTGAAGAGCCCCGTACTGTTTACGGGGAAGGACTTAAAAATGAATCAGGAGGAAGAAACACTATTGGGTACCAAAATCTATTGGAGCCGTGTACTGCGGGGTAAGGATACTTTGACGACCATCAATGGCGGACGGCTCCTACAGGCTGATATCAAAGCGTCCAACGGTGTGATGCAGGTGCTGGACCGGTTGCTGGCACCCAACCTGCACAGCAACCTCAAGCAGGCATTGGCGGCGGAGGCTGATCTCAGCCTGTTTTATCAGGCCTTAAAGACCGCTGGACTATTGGAATCGCTGGGCGGTACCACAAGTTATACGGTATTTGCCCTGACCAATACGGCAATTAAGCAACTGGGGTACGCAGATCTGGAAGCAATAGAGAAGGCCGATGCCGCTGAACTGCGAAAATTGCTGAGTTATCATATTGCCAAGCAGCGCAAGTTTGCACAAGATTACTTCCTGCTGACGCCCGATGGGACAACAACCTATACCGAAACCATGTTGAACGAAAAGACGATCACGATCAACTTGCTTGGTCAGTATAATGTACCCAATAGTTTTACCGGGATTACGCTTCAGGGCCCCGGCAATTCCTGGCCGATCACGCCCGTGCGTACGGATGTGCTTGCTGGAAACGGAGTCATTCATGTGATTGGCGGGGCGCTCCAATAAGTGGACAGGCATGCAATTAAAAGGTGAATATAAAAACGGTTTAGATGAGAACAATTAACAATACACTATATCGTTGGCTAGTGGTGCTTGCCGCATTATTTTTGCTGCAGCTGCTACCAACAGACAGTCGGGCCCAGGAGACATCGGGGGCACTGACGGGCCGGGTGCTGGACGGAGCAAAAGCAGCCGTACCGGGTGCATCCATCGAAGCGGTACATACGCCTTCGGGAACGAAATATACGCTGTCAGCTGATAAAGACGGGCGTTTTACGATCAATAATATGCGGATCGGTGGCCCATATCGTGTCAGTGCCACAGCTGTCGGTCTACAGTCGGACGTCCGGAATGATATTTTCATCCGTCTGGGGGGAGCACAGGAACTAGAACTCCAGCTGCTCGCTGCTACGCAACAGATCGGAGAGGTGCTGGTCAGCGCCCGTGCACGGGGTCAGCGCGCCGACACTTTCGGGGCGGGGCAGAATATTTCGGCCGGACAGATCCGTAATATGCCGACGGTATCGCGTTCGATTACGGATGTCACACGGCTGACGCCGCAGGGAAGCCGCGACAACAGTTTCGGAGGAACCAACTTCCGGTACAACAACGTCACTGTGGACGGGGCGATCAACAACGACGCTATCGGTTTCTCTCCCTCGTTGGGCGGGCAGACGGGTACCTCGGGCATGGCGGGAAGTTCGACACGTACCAATCCAATCTCGATCGATGCAATCCAGGACATACAGGTATATCTTGCGCCCTATGATGTCAAGATCGGTAATTTTACAGGCGGATCGGTGAATGCGGTAACCCGTTCGGGGACGAATAAAGTGGAAGGATCCGTATATGGCTTTGGACGTAATGCAACACTGACGGGAAAAGACCGCGTAGGGACACTGGGAAAGATGAACAGTGACTTCTACGATTACCAGTCCGGTTTTCGAATCGGTTTTCCGCTCATTAAAAATAAGTTGTTTTTCTTTACCAACGAGGAAGTAACCCGCCGGCAGGATCCGACGCAGCTCGTAGTCGGTACGGCAGAGACGGCCCAGATATTGAGTGTGGCGGATGCTGAAAAAATAGCTGCTACTGTCAGAGACCGCTATGGTAGTGTATTCGATGCGGGCACTGCCGGCAGCTATACCAACTGGAGCAAGTCGGTCAAGTTCTTTAATCGTGTGGACTGGAATATCAATGACAGGCACCAGCTCGCTGTCCGGAACAACAGCATCCGCAGTTCGGCCACGCATATGGACCGTGATCAGCAGGATTTTCGCTTTTCCAGCATGGCCTTTAAACAGACCAACAACCAGAGCAGCACCGTGGCAGAACTGAAAAGCCGCTTGTCAAATACGCTGTCTGCCAATGCCGTCATAGGCTATACCGTCGTCAACGACAGCCGTGATCCGCTGTCTGATCCGACTCTGCCGCAGGTGCAAGTCCAGGGCCGTACCCCCGGAACGACGATTTACATCGGTACAGACCGCGAAGCGAGCATTTTTGACATGCGGCAGCGTACCTGGGAATTTACGGCCAATCTCACCTGGAATACCGGCAGGCATAAACTGCTGCTGGGTACACACAATGAACTGTACAGCATCCGTTATGGTTTTGTCAACAGCTGGAATGGGCGCGTCGACTACAACAGCATCGAGGATTTTGTCAGCAATAAGCCTTACAGGGTGCGCGGTAGCTATAACTATGTTGACAACACCCGCGGTTATATCCTGGCACATCCCGCGGCAGACTTTAACATCAATATGTACGGTCTGTATGTTCAGGATGAAATCCGTGTACACGACCGCCTGCGTATAACGCCGGGTCTACGAGCTGATCTGACGAGCCTGCCGGAGATGCCGCAGCTGAGCGAAAAGGTGAAGAACATCCTCTCCGATCCCAATTTTGGGACGAGCTATCAGTATACTCCACTTAACCGTCTGCGCAATGATTTTATGAACCGTGTGCAGCTGTCGCCACGGGTGGGATTCCGCTGGGAGGTAACGGAGGACCGTAGGCTGGGCATGCGCGGTGGCGCTGGGCTGTTTACGGGGAGAATTCCTTTCGCCTGGCTAGCTTATGCGTATTACAATACCGGAAACAGTTACGGCGCTTTTGACCAACGGGCAGATCAGAAGCCTTTTGCTCCGGGCAGCGATGCGATACGTCCAAGTGAACTTGGGCTGGCAGATTTCATCGCCCAGAATGGTGCTGTTGTCAATGATCCGAACAGTGGAAAGACACAGGTGGATCTGGTCGACAATGGCTTTACATTGCCACAGGTGCTCCGTGGAAGCCTAGGAATGGACTATGAGGCAGCTGGTGACTGGAAGTTTACCGTAGAGGGTATCTACACCAAGAATATCAGTGATGTGCTGTTCCAGCAGCTCAATACTCCTGACAATCCACATTGGTACGGTTATGACCGGGAGCATAAACAGCCGGTATACAGTGGTACGGTGGATAACCGTTTTTCAAATATTTATCTGCTGAGCAATACCAGCCAGGGATATAAATACAGTATTACGGGAACAGTGGTAAAGAAATATAAAACTTTGAATGCGAGTGCGAGCTACACCTACGGAATGTCAAAGGATCTCTCCAATGGGGTCCGAAACTCCATGGAATCGAACTGGCAGCTCAACCAGTCGCTGGTACCCAACAATCCGGGGCTGGCCTATAGCAATTTTGATATCCGGCATCGCATCATCGCGAGCGTGGGGTATGAAAAGCCGTGGCAACGTGCCGGACGCAGCCATGTGACACTGTTCTTTTCAGCACAGTCGGGTTCGCCCTTTACATATGGTATTGTGAATAACAGTATTCAGGGACTGCCGCAGCAAGTGTCGCTGGTGTATATACCGACGGTGGAGGAAGCTATTCATTATTTTAAAGATATTGACGGAGGACAGACAGCGGCGGAGCAGGCAACTGCATTCAATACATTTATTGATGCAAACGCCTATTTGCATGGACGTCGGGGTAATTTTACCGAGCGGAATAAGGCGCGCACTCCATGGAACGTGCAGGCTGACCTGCGTCTGGCGCACGAGCTCCCAGTCAACAAACAGGGGCATGTGCTGACATTTTCGGCAGACTTGGTGAACCTGTCCAATCTGCTGTACAAAAAATGGGGACTACAGTACTTTTCACCAAATACGTTTAACTCGACAAGTTCGGTGGGTTTGACGCCGGGTCTGTTTCCTCCACAGCAAAATCAAGGAAACTGGCCTGTATTTGAGTTCCGGGATCCGGGGACTCCCTACAGTATAGATTATTTTAATTCGCGTGCTCAGGTACAGCTGGGCTTGCGATATTCATTTTAAGGAAAGAATATCCCGGTTACTCGTCCGCAGATTGGAAAAACAAAAACGGTTAAGTCTATTTCGCTTAACCGTTTTTTGTTTTAAATATCATTTTTTTTAATAATTTATGGAAAAAGAAAATAGCGGTCATCTTATCTATAGATCAGTGGAACGGGCGATCTTTCGCTAGTCACTTTTGCTGGTCTCATAACCCTATAAATTTAAATACATGCGATCTACAGTTTTTGTACTGGCAGCCCTTGTGGTCTTCATTTTAACTTTTAATACGCTCATCTATGATGAGAGCCCTTTACCCGATCAGGCACAGCTATTGCGGGAGGTCAATCGTTATAAAACTGTTGTGACCGGGGTTTCTTTTGCGGATAGCAATTTCTCTGATCTGCAGGTGCTTGACAGTCTTTTTAAGACGAAACGTATTTTGATGCTGGGCGAAATGCTTCACAGCGATGGCGAGACATTCCGGGCCAAATCCCGATTGATACGTTATCTGCATCAGAAGCTCGGTTATGAGGTAGTGCTCTACGAGGCGGGACAGTACGATATGTGGCTGATGAACCGAGAAATGGAAAAGCCGGAGCTACAGGTGTCCAGTACTGCGCTAGGAGGCATTGGTCTATTCTATTTTTGGTGGCGAAATCAGGAAAATAAGCCACTTATTTCTTATTATCAGCAATCTAAGCAGACTGCGGATCCGATCACCCTTGGAGGATTCGATATACAGTTTTCGGGTGGTATGCTGCGTGACAAACGGGGACAGCTGCTGGATGAATATTTCCAGAAACAAGGGGTCGACCTCCGAGCTTATCCTGTCTTCAGGAAGCAGATGCAGAAGCTGGATTACCTGAGCTATGCGGGATATGCCAGCAAGCAACTGGATGCCACAGCTCAGAAACAATTTCTGGACGAGCTCAGCAGCCTCGAAAAAGCCGTGCGATCATTGAATAAGGATCCTCAGCAGCGGATATATGTCCGTTATCTGAGTGATATGAAAAATAACTTTGACAGGTCGTGGAAGCATAAGCCGGGATCCATGACCAGCATGCACATACGGGATTCGCTCATGGCCGAAAATTTATGTTATCAGCTGGATTCATTATATGCCGACAAGAAGGTGATCATCTGGTGTGCAAACATACATGCCTTTTCAGCACCGTGCAATAAAGAATATACTCCGCTGGGAACATATATTAAAAAGAAATATGGACAACAGTCCTATATGCTGGGTTTCAGTTCGTATGCTAGATTCAATGAACGGGGCCGTATCGTGGACAGACCCAGCAAGCTTGCCATCGAAAATGTCTTTCATGCGGCAAATTCTCCTTATTTCTTTTTGGATCTGCACAGTCTGCCGGCTGCCTCCAGGCTCAGACAGCCTTTTGTCTCTGCGATGAATCAGCAGCAGGAGGAACAACGGCAATGGAGTGACTTTTTTGACGGCCTTTTCTATATTGATATCAATAAACAACCTACATATTCGGAAAAATAATGGCAAGTATCATAACGCGTCAACTTACTTTTAAAATCGGATCCAGGAACATCCTGAACACTATTGATCTGCATGTTCCGGACAATAGTATCTATGGCTACCTTGGCAGGAATGGAGCTGGTAAATCCACTACGATCAAATTGCTGCTTGGTCTTCTGCCGGACAAGGCGGATAGCATTTTTATTCAGGGGCGTAGCCTCAAGTCGGACCCCGAAGCGACATATGCACAGGTCGGAAACCTGCTTGAAGCTCCTTGCTATTATTCAGGACTGACAGTTTTTGAAAACCTAAAATACTTGGATATTATTCACAAAAAGGGCAGTAAAAGGATTGATGCCGTGCTCGAAATGGTCGATTTATATCGAGAGAAGAACAAAAAAGCAGGTGTACTGTCGATGGGCATGAAGCAGCGTTTGGGTATTGCCATGGCCATTTATCATGACCCGCAGCTATTGATCCTCGACGAGCCCCTAAATGGACTCGATCCGCAGGGCATTGTCGAAATGAGAGACCTGTTCCGTCAGCTCAAAGAACAGGGTAAGACGATTTTCCTGTCGAGCCATATTCTCACGGAGCTTGAAAAAGTTGCCACGCACATCGGCATCATCGAAAACGGAAGTATGATTTTCCAGGGAACAAAAGGAGAATTGCTGAGCCAGGTGGATCGGCAGGTGTCCTTGCGTACCACTGACCCACTTCGTACAGCCCCGCTGTTACAGTCACTCGGGCTTACGGTACTAAGTCAGGGCCAGGATACCTTGGTGGTACAGATCGGCGATGACAACCAATTTGATCTCATGATCAAGAGTCTTGTCCAGCAGTGCATTCCGATCTGTGCCATCGAGTCCCATACTGCAGATCTTGAACAGATTTTTATGAATTTAATCACAAAGCCCAATGTTTAATACATTCTATACCGCCTTCTTGTCAGAGAAATATAAGCTCCTCCGAAACAGGCAGATTTTTGGTGTACTGCTTCTTCCTGCTTTGCTGATCTTGTTGATCGATGGCTATATTATCTACGATATCATGAAAACAGGTTCGGCAGCAGCCGTCCCGAACCCCTGGAAGGTCCTCCTTGGACGCTATGTTTTTCAGTTTTTTTACTTGCTTTACCCCATTGTTGTCGCTGTCTATGTATATGCATGCTGTGAAGTGGAGTATAAAAATAACAACTATAAAATCTTGTTTACCTTGCCATTGTCGAGATTGAACATATTCCTTTCCAAAGTGTTGTTTATCCTGCTGACTGTGCTATTTTCGGTCCTGTTGGCGTACACCGCCTTCCTGGCCAGCGGTTATGTTCTGAGTAAGCTGTATCCGCAGTTAGGTTTTCAGAATTACGATTATCGGACGGTCATCTTTTATACATTTCTGAAGCTCTTTATTACGCTTTCAGCGATTGCCATGTTGCAGCTGGCATTAAGCCTGATCTTTCGAAGTTTTATTTATCCTATTGGAATCAGTATGTTTATGCTGGTGTTTTCGGTGTTTACGGTCAATAGAGATTTTTCGGATTTTATTCCTTATACCGGTGCATATAAGGCGTTCCTGAACATCGTTGAAGAAAATGATGCTTTCGCACGGCTTGATTACAGCAATGTGGTGATGACTGTCATTTTTATACTGATCAGCTTCTTTCTTTTTAAACGTAAGGGCCAGTTTTAGGCTGTTCTGCTTACTGCCTTTTATCCAGCTCTTTTTTGAATGCACTTGGCGATTGCCCGTATCGCTTTTTGAATGCCGAAGCAAAGTAGGAAGCAGAAGAGAAACCGACAGCACTAAAAATCTCACTGATGTTGAGCCCATCTGCAATCAGGTTTTTGGCCTTTGTCAGTCGCCGCTCGACAATGTATTCGTTGATACTGCAGTCTAAAAGCTGTTTCACCTTGCGGTAAAGCTGTACGCGGGAAAGGTTGAGCTCCCCGGCAATATCGTCTACACTGAGTCGCTGATCCGATAATCGGGATTCGACAATAGTCGAAAAATTGTTGAGAAACCGACGGTCATTGTCGCTGATGTGGTCAGTAGATGGCGGATCAAACTGTTCGACGTTGCTGCTGTATTTTTCTTTGAGCTGCTGGCGTGATTGCAGGATATTGGCAATACGAACGCGAAGCAGGGCCGCATTGAATGGCTTGGTCATATAGTCATCGGCCTGCAACAAGCTGCCCTCCATAAGGGTCTCTTCATTGGCCAGCGCGCTGAGCAGGATGACTGGAATATGTGCGGTCTGATAGAATGTTTTGATGTCTTTGAGAATATCCAGTCCGCTGCCGTCGGGTAGCATGATGTCGGTGAGCACGAGATCGGGAAACTGCGATTTAAGTAGGGTGCTGGCCTGCTGGACGTCTCTAGCCAAAAAAAGGTTATAATCGCTTTCAAGGACTGTTCGCAGGTAATCCCGGATTTCGTCATCGTCCTCCACGACCAGTATACTCTTTGATTTGCTGGAGTGAAAGGAGCGGTCCTGCGTCAGTGGCCTGATTTCCATATCCACCAGCTCGGACTGCGCGGGAGTTGCTTTCTCATCCCGTCCATGCCGCACAAATTCTTCTGGCTGATAATGGCTGTTGCCCGTAGGCATCCGCAATGTAAAGATGGAGCCATGTCCGAGCTTGCTGCTGACGGTGATCTGGCCGTGGTGCAGCTCGACAATCTGTTTTGCATAAGCGAGGCCGATGCCCGAGCCCCTGCGTACACCCGAGCCCTGATAGAATGGATCAAAGATATGTTCGATGTCACCCGGTGCGATGCCCAGCCCGTTGTCGAGAACGCGCAGGTAAAAGTAGTCCTTAAAGCTGTTTTCCTCCACGGAGATTTCAATCCGTCCACTTACCGCGGTATGTTTTATCGCATTGGACAGTAGATTGGAAAGAACCTGTTCCATCAGGTATTCGTCCATCCAGACCTCTTTGAGCGCCGATTTATTGATGTAGCTGATGGATATCCGACTTTTCTTGAGCAGGGGTTTAAAACTGTTGATCGCCTGTTGTATAAATGCGTCGACAGGAACGGAAGATACGTGCAACTTGATTTTTGCTTTGCTGATGCGGTGAATGTCGATCAGGTCGCTGACCAGCCGTTGCAATTTCTTTGCGCTTCTTTTGACGCGCGACAATTGGTCACGTATAGCCTCGGGCAGGTCCTTACGCAATTCGAGTTCTTCGATGGGCGCGAGAATCAGCGTCAGGGGTGTTTTAAACTCGTGGGAGATATTGGTAAAAAAGTTGTTTTTGATCTCTGCAGTCTGCTGAATCTGGTTATTCATCTCGACGATCTGTTTTTGCTGGGATAGGATTTCGCTGTTCTGCATTTCGAGATGTTTGTTTTTCTCCCAGTTGCTCTTGATGACAATGATGGAAATGCCTCCAAATACGACAGCCAGGACGAGACTTACAACCAGAATATTGAGCACAGACTTTTGGTTTTGGTAGATTCGATTCTGCTCGGTGATAAATTCCTGTCTTTTGTCGATATCCAGCTGCTGCTGCCTGATCTTTTGTGACTGCAGCGCGAGCAACTCTGCATTGGTTTTGTCGATCACGGAAGTCGCCAGGATGTTCTCTCGTTTATAACGCTGCTGCTTGATGATGGCCAGTGCAGTACGGATGGCTTCGGTCCCGCCGGTCGGATAAAGCATCGAAGCATACATACGGCCTTGTATAATCTGTTCAAGTCCATTTCCCGGACCCGGCAATGCGTCTACACCGATGATCTTGATCTCTTTTTTGATCTGGGCGTCGTCCAGGGCCTTTCGGACACCCATGGCCATCTGATCATTGAAGGTGAAGATGACGTCGCTGTTGGCGAACTGATCGATATGCTGTCGCATGGCGGTATAGGCCTTGTCCTTTTCCCAGCCGCCATGGACGATACCGCTGATCCGTATATCGTTGGCCGGATCTATCCCCTGCATAAACCCTTTTTCGCGTTCGATAGATGCTGAACTACCGGATAGGCCGGCCACAAGGCCTACCTGTCCTTTGCCCTGCAACAGCGCCTGAACATACTGGCCGGCGAGTTTGCCGATGGCAAGGTTGTCGGCGCCGACATAGGCGTTGTACTGGCCCGAAGAAGTCTTGCGGTCGGTCACGATAACCGGTATATTTCGCTGGAATACGGAATCGACAATAGGCGTTAAGGGTTCCGCCTCATTGGGTGAAACGATGAGAAGATCGATGTCCTCTTTGACCAGCTCCCGAATCTGATCGATCTGTACCGCATTATTGCCTTGGGCATCCCGATAGCGGAATTCAATATCGGGATTAAAGGACAGTTCCCGCTTCATCTCTTCGAGCATCGTCTGACGCCAGGCATCATTTCCAATGCACTGTGAAAAGGCTATGACCCGCTTGCGCTTTTGGCTGTCTGTCTGACAGCCCCACAATAGCAGTAAAATCAGTAAGCCATAGATGCTGTATTTTCCCATGATCGTTTCCCCTTGAGTAACCGAATATACATTATTTCGTTTTTTTTCGATAATCGGCTTTCACTTAGTGTTGTGTTTACACTAAATGCCGTAAGTCAAAATATGTATCATTTTCTACATAATTTGTTCAAAAAATGATAGATGTTATTGTAGTATTGTTGGTAATTAGTTGAATTTTAGGCGTTTGTGTTATTTTAAAAAATGTTACATAAATAGATGTTTTTGCGCCGTCCGAATTTAAGTCAGCGTGAAGGTCATGTTAAATTTGGATTAATCAATTATAGGGAAAACATGAACAAAAACACCGTTTTAGCCTGGTCATTTGTGGTGGCGCTGGGCGGATTCTTATTTGGCTTTGATACAGCTGTCATTTCGGGTGCTGAAAAAGCAGTGCAGGCGCATTGGCATCTGAGCGAGTTTCAGCATGGACTCACCATGGCTATAGCTTTGATCGGTACCGTCGCAGGTGCAGCGC from the Sphingobacterium thalpophilum genome contains:
- a CDS encoding fasciclin domain-containing protein; the encoded protein is MTPDMLTINKRKTVRLKVHCPGWAGAKAMRLLALLLSVLCFSACNNKDLDLYVESDNYSNAADFIGNNYNLSLFYAALKQADLLDLLKQEGPYTLFAPNNKAFNDLGIVRASDFAEMNRDSLRQSLLYHILPRRLYTGDVPVNTIDNKYINMVDKELFIGYKYEKVCTECLITSNLYVNGSKSVATTQNIVLANGVLHMVDKVLKYHKTVQDILTADPAYSLFVAFLKRTGDWDRLAQPAFTTVFAPDNAAFEKAGITASDIADLDPGQYGKRLSRVYLLYNHFFLSDMSIYGQLPGSGYYGSPFYRARIVGDELYYFGISASTPMEPFIIHSQAPNPNGPIRISNFQPPYRTDHKADNGIVHGITSLLVLPEEALIKDKTHTDQR
- a CDS encoding fasciclin domain-containing protein, with the translated sequence MKNKLNLLIIGVLYSISALLAACHKTEFMPEPVGEQIPAPTYPGLLEGLPAEASLFKTMWQKAEMDAILASEQPRVKLTFLVPSNGALESAGYTGAKIQQLTKDSLQQVLRYHVLNGAVSSQQLALAGGDLTFFTLLKHPRFLDGEPRESSLVRTVPYTYRQQLNMDQSDLIADGKKIKIVKELPVAQGHAFVIEKVLNAPQQQMYDFLVKDGRFTLYLKAMALNNIEYANDFMMNMYPSFAVPIRFMLDWNYYFEGTFHHSAERPRHIIHCTLFAPTDEAFHRVGIYTEADLRELNGRIETPIYYEQNQTTPVDSLLKYQYIGNASMDIGYNEDYSMFALDVQISRFSNNPTIFSPMMDDRKLADFKDIGHRFYRSGNRIQVGHEHSKVPPVDITEVNINTVQGPVHVVDRIIVPEDFSMWHKKK
- a CDS encoding fasciclin domain-containing protein: MKSLHYLYVILFGLALASCSKDPENTGTVPEKNTLNDVVRDNFGLTYLATALYKSGLNRTLTREGTYTLLAPSDDAYRAAGYLNPAALYAEPAGKLAEQGNYHILKSPVLFTGKDLKMNQEEETLLGTKIYWSRVLRGKDTLTTINGGRLLQADIKASNGVMQVLDRLLAPNLHSNLKQALAAEADLSLFYQALKTAGLLESLGGTTSYTVFALTNTAIKQLGYADLEAIEKADAAELRKLLSYHIAKQRKFAQDYFLLTPDGTTTYTETMLNEKTITINLLGQYNVPNSFTGITLQGPGNSWPITPVRTDVLAGNGVIHVIGGALQ
- a CDS encoding TonB-dependent receptor; translation: MRTINNTLYRWLVVLAALFLLQLLPTDSRAQETSGALTGRVLDGAKAAVPGASIEAVHTPSGTKYTLSADKDGRFTINNMRIGGPYRVSATAVGLQSDVRNDIFIRLGGAQELELQLLAATQQIGEVLVSARARGQRADTFGAGQNISAGQIRNMPTVSRSITDVTRLTPQGSRDNSFGGTNFRYNNVTVDGAINNDAIGFSPSLGGQTGTSGMAGSSTRTNPISIDAIQDIQVYLAPYDVKIGNFTGGSVNAVTRSGTNKVEGSVYGFGRNATLTGKDRVGTLGKMNSDFYDYQSGFRIGFPLIKNKLFFFTNEEVTRRQDPTQLVVGTAETAQILSVADAEKIAATVRDRYGSVFDAGTAGSYTNWSKSVKFFNRVDWNINDRHQLAVRNNSIRSSATHMDRDQQDFRFSSMAFKQTNNQSSTVAELKSRLSNTLSANAVIGYTVVNDSRDPLSDPTLPQVQVQGRTPGTTIYIGTDREASIFDMRQRTWEFTANLTWNTGRHKLLLGTHNELYSIRYGFVNSWNGRVDYNSIEDFVSNKPYRVRGSYNYVDNTRGYILAHPAADFNINMYGLYVQDEIRVHDRLRITPGLRADLTSLPEMPQLSEKVKNILSDPNFGTSYQYTPLNRLRNDFMNRVQLSPRVGFRWEVTEDRRLGMRGGAGLFTGRIPFAWLAYAYYNTGNSYGAFDQRADQKPFAPGSDAIRPSELGLADFIAQNGAVVNDPNSGKTQVDLVDNGFTLPQVLRGSLGMDYEAAGDWKFTVEGIYTKNISDVLFQQLNTPDNPHWYGYDREHKQPVYSGTVDNRFSNIYLLSNTSQGYKYSITGTVVKKYKTLNASASYTYGMSKDLSNGVRNSMESNWQLNQSLVPNNPGLAYSNFDIRHRIIASVGYEKPWQRAGRSHVTLFFSAQSGSPFTYGIVNNSIQGLPQQVSLVYIPTVEEAIHYFKDIDGGQTAAEQATAFNTFIDANAYLHGRRGNFTERNKARTPWNVQADLRLAHELPVNKQGHVLTFSADLVNLSNLLYKKWGLQYFSPNTFNSTSSVGLTPGLFPPQQNQGNWPVFEFRDPGTPYSIDYFNSRAQVQLGLRYSF